In Leisingera sp. NJS204, the DNA window AAGCGCAGCATCTGCTCCGGCATGCCCAACGGGCGGCGGAAGGTCCATGCCGTTTGCAGTACATATTGAACAGCGACAGCAACGGCAAAGGCGAGCACATTTGCGGACGCCTGTGCCAGCCCCGATGCCAGCAACGCGGTATAGCCCAGCACATAAAGCCCCGCGACCGTCGCGCCCACAATCGAGAACCGCAGAACCTGACCGGAATCGCCCCCCAAAACAGCCATCCTTACGACGCTTCCTTGTGCCGGGGGGCCGTTTCGATGTTCACCGGATCAGCCGCCGCCGCAGTGCCGGTTTCTTCCGACAAAAAGTACATGGGCCGCTGTTTGCTCTCCATATAGAGCCTGCCGATGTATTCCCCCATGATCCCCAGCGTCAGCAGCTGAATGCCCGAGAAGAAGGAAATCGCCAGCAGCATCGACGCCCAGCCCGGCGCGGTGTTGTGAAGGATCAGCGACAGGAACACATAGACCGCCATCAGGAAAGTCACATAAAGGCTCAGGAACGCCAGCCGCGTCGCCATTTTCAGCGGCTTGGTGGAGAACCCGGTCAGCGCGTCCGTCGCAAAGCGCAGCATGGCCCGGAACGGGTATTTGGTGACACCGGCAACCCGCGCATCGCGCACATATTCCAACCCGATCTGTTTGTAGCCTGCCCAGGCAAACATGCCGCGGATGAACCGCGCGCGCTCGGGCATTGCCAGCACTGCGTCCAGCGCGCGGCGGCTGACCAGACGGAAATCGCCGGTATCCTTGGGGATATCCACATCCGACAGCGTGTTCAGGAAACGGTAGAACCCATAGGCCGTGATCTTCTTGAACAGGGTCTCCCCCTGCCGTTCGGCCCGGCGCCCGTAAACCACGTCATAGCCGCGGTCCATCATCATCATCATGTCCGGCAGGATTTCCGGCGGGTCCTGCAGGTCGGCGTCCAGCATAAAGACACGCGCGCCACGCGCAGCCTCCAGCCCCGCGGTCAGCGCCACCTGATGACCGCGGTTCGCCGACAGGCGGATGCCGCGCACCACAGGGTATTTGGCATGGGCCGCCTCTATCGCCGCCCAGGTTTGGTCGCTGGATCCGTCATCCGCCAGGATGATCTCGGCGTCCTGCGCCCATGGTTCAATGGCCTGCACCAGCCGCTCCACCAGCATGGGGACCGACTCTTCTTCATTGTAGCAGGGCACAACAACGGAAAGCTGCACTTTCTCGCCCCCAATACTGTTTGTTAACCGCTCGTTAACTAAGATACTGGCCGATCCGGCACGGCCAAGGCAACGGCAGCCCGCTGAGGGTTTAATTTGCAATCAAATGGTTAAAGGCCTGTGTGTTTTTGGTAACGCACTATGTCAAAACCAAGGCAAATGCGGACGAATTGCCGAAAACCCGCCCGCATCCCGCCCTGGATTACAGCACGCCGCGCGGAATCACTTCCTGCCATTCCTTGGTCAGGACCACTTCCCTGTTTGCGCCCTCATAGGCCGTCACCCGGCGCCAGAGGTAAAAATTCTCCCGGTCGCAGGTCACCTTGTTTTCAGTGTCAATTGCAACTTGCCAGCCGCCACGCTCGAATTCGAAATTCCAGTTGCTGGCAAAGGCTGCAGTGGCCGGATCATCCGGATGCACTTCGTAATGCATGGAGACATGGCTGCCTGCGCTCATGCCGTGGCTGGGATCCACCGCCTTGCCGTAATCGTCAAAGGTATCCAGCACCAGCGCGCCGTCTTCCCGGGTCCAGGTCCTGGAGGTGCCGCCAGCCGCCCGCAGCTTCTCCGCCTGCAGCACCGGATAGTCCCGCGGCGCGCCAGGGGCCTGCGGGTCGATCTCTTGCGAAACCCGCCGCTCGGGCAACACCAGCGTGCAAGCTTCGAGATGCAGCGTGACTTTTGCTGCCTCCGGCGCGGGCCAGACAATCGGCCAGTAGGACGTCGACAGCGCCAGCCGCAGCACGTGCCCCGCCTTCAGACGGTGCGCGCATTCATTCAACTCGATCTCCGCTTCATACCGCTCACCCGGCACCAGGTTTTGCGGCGCCTCGAACCCGTTGCGGCAGGTCAGGTTCAGCGGCCGGAAGGTGATCCGTTGCGAGACACCTTCAGGCGAGACATCACACAGCCGCGCCACCAGCTGCGCCACCGGCCTGTCGACGCTGAACGCCACCTTGACCCGCGGCCGGCCCAGCAGCTCCAGCGGATCTGCCAGCGGTGCGCTGTCAAAACAGGCAGACAACGCATCGTCGCCTGCCTGATCGCCCGCCAGTTCATTGTCGAACCGCATCCCCGGACAGAAATAGCCCGACGCCTGCCCGACCGTCGCCGGGCTGCTGACTGTCTGAGTGCCGCTTGCAGCCTCTCCGGCCAGCACGCCCGTGCCCAGATGCATCACCCGCTCCTGCACATTGGGTGAGGGCCACGCGGCTTCCGCCACCCAGCGCCCCTGACGCGGTTTGTTCTGCATCGACGGATTGAAATGCTCCTGCATGTAGACACGGTAGTCCGGCAGGTCTTCCGCCCCGGTCTCCTCGCCCTTCAGCCATTTGCCGAACCAGGTCAGCACCTCGCCATGGAAATCCGCCGGATCCAGCTTGGCGATATGGGCATAGCGGTGCTCCCACGGGCCGATCATCGCCTTGGCCGGCACTGTCAGATTGGCGGCCAGCGCGGGCGGCGCATTCACATAGGCATCCGCCCAGCCGGTGATTGCCAGCACCGGTGCCTGGATCGCCGGCCAGTCCTCGCAGACCGATCCATGCTTCCACTGGCCATCCCTGGTCTGTTGCCGCAGCCAGTCCGCGGCCATGAAAGGCATCTCTTCGATCCGCTTGATCCAATCCGCGCGCCAGTCCGGGCGCAGCTCAGGATCCGCAGGGCGCGACTGATATGCAAACATCTGACTGCCCCAGTTGGCGTTGTCGCTAAGGAGACAACCGCCCATGTAGTGGATATCATCGGCATAACGATCCACGGTCGAGGCAACCGAGACCACCGCTTTCAACGCCTCCGGGCGGCGGAACGCCAGCTGCAACCCGTTGAAACCGCCCCAGCTGATGCCAATCATGCCGATATTGCCATCGCACCAGTCTTGCGCTGCGATCCAGGCCAGAACCGCCTCGCCATCGCTCAGCTCCTGCTCGGAGTATTCATCGTCAAACACGCCCTCGCTGTCGCCGGTGCCGGCAATATCCACCCGGATGCAGGCATAGCCTTCGGTGGCAAAAACCGGATGCGTGGTTTCATCGCGGGGCGCTGTGCCGTCGCGCTTGCGATAGGGCAAATACTCCAAAATTGCCGGAAACGGCCCCTCGCCTTCGGGCATCCACATCCGCGCCGCCAGCTTGCGCCCGTCCGGCAGGGTGATCCAGGTGTTTTCAATGATGCTGAATGTGCCGGGCATTTGGTCTTCCTTGTCTCAGTTCCGGGCGGTGCCCTTTGGCGGTACTCTTGCCAAACCGGCATCGAAAGAAAAGTGATCACTTGTACGCATATGTAAGCGAGTGTACGCAGTCAGACAGCCATTCCGTGAAAGCCCGCACCGATGCCCGACGATTTTTCCCGCAATTTGCGAAGGCTGTGCGCCGATACCGGCAGCATCGCTCAGGTCTGCCGCGAGATCGGTATGAACCGGCAGCAGTTTAACCGGTATCTCAACGGGCACGGCCTGCCTTCGGCCCACAATCTGCACCGCATCGCGCGTTACTTCGGGCTGGAGGAGGAGGCGCTGTTTACCCCGCATCAGGACTTTCGCCAGCAAAGGGGTGCTGCCGCCGCGGTGTCGGCCCCGGCCTTGCAATTCGGCAGCCTGTTCCGCGATCAGGCCCGGCGGCTGCGCCGTTTCATGGGCGTCTACCACGGTTATTTCCGCACCCCGACCTGGCCCGGCCAGATTCTGCGCACGCTGATCTGGCTGCGCCCGCAGGACGGCTGCGCCGTCACCCATACATTTGAGCGCGCCATTGCCCGCGACGGCAGTATTCGCCAGCGCAGCCGCTATGCCGGCATGGCCACCCTCCGCAACAACCGGATCTGCATGTATGAAACGCCCCGCCGCGGCGGCGGCTACCTGTCCGAAACAGTGCTGATGCCCGCCCATCCGCAGCAGGTCTCCTACTTGCAGGGGCTGACCCTGGGGATCTCCGCAGGCCCCGGCCAGGCGCCCTTCGCCACAAACACCGTCTGGGTGCGGATCGGCGAAAGGACCTCGGCCCGCGAGGCGCTTGCCGCAACCGGTGCTTACCCTGAGGCCAGCCCCCGCATTGACCCGAAGGTACGGCGCCTGCTGGGAGAACAACCGCCGCTGAGCCTGAGCGCAGGCCCTCAGGTTTAACCGCACCCGCTCTGCCGCGTGTCGGGCTGCGGGTTACTCCGGCAGCTTCGGCGCTGATTTCTTCAGCGCAAGTTCCGCATCCGAAAACGTCCACGGCCCCCGCACCCCCGGTACGCCTTCCGGCGCGATCTGCATCTGCCGGTGCTGGATCTGCGGATCCTCAAAGGCCTGCCCGATGGTGTTGATCGGCCCCGCGGGCACAGTTGCCGCCTCCAGCGCTGCCAGCAGATCCGTTTGCGTCCAGGCCGCCAGCACCTCCTCCAGAACCGCCGTCAGCACCTTGCGGTTGGCAACCCGCAGCTGGTTGGTCTGGAACCGCGCATCCGCTTTGGCCTCGGCCAGCCCCAGCACATCGCACAGCCGCAGGAACTGCCCGTCATTGCCCACCGCCAGGATCACATGGCCGTCCTTCACTGCCATCACCTGATAAGGCGCGATATTCGGATGGTCATTGCCCAACCGCACCGGGCTGTCGCCGGTCGCCAGATAGTTCATCGCCTGGTTCGCCAGCAAGGCCGTCGCGCAGTCCATCAGCGACATATCCAGATGCTGGCCGCGGCCCGTTGTGTGGCGCTGCTCCACCGCCGCAAGAATGCCGATCGTGCCATAAAGCCCGGTGACAATATCGGTGATCGCCACCCCCACCTTCTGCGGCTGGCCATCCTGCGCGCCGGTGATCGACATCAAGCCTGACATGCCCTGCAGCAGAAAGTCATAGCCCGCCCGCTTGGCATAAGGTCCGTCCTGGCCAAAACCGGTGACCGAGCAGTAGATCAGCCGCGGGTTGATCTGCGCCAGGCTGTCGTAATCCAGTCCGTATTTCTTCAGACCGCCGACCTTGAAGTTCTCGATCAGAATGTCTGCGTCACGGATCAGGTCAAGGACAGTCTGCTTGCCCTCCTCAGTCCGGAAATCAGCAACGACACAGTCCTTGCCCCGGTTGGCAGCATAATAATAAGCGGCGGTTTTATCGCCGTCCCGCTCAATGAACGGCGGCCCCCATTTGCGGGTATCGTCGCCGTCCGGGCTTTCCACCTTTACAACCTC includes these proteins:
- a CDS encoding GtrA family protein, with amino-acid sequence MAVLGGDSGQVLRFSIVGATVAGLYVLGYTALLASGLAQASANVLAFAVAVAVQYVLQTAWTFRRPLGMPEQMLRFSCTIAAGFAVSALITGVIGPALGWADWLSAAAVTVILPVQNFIIFRLWVYAAAG
- a CDS encoding glycosyltransferase family 2 protein; the encoded protein is MQLSVVVPCYNEEESVPMLVERLVQAIEPWAQDAEIILADDGSSDQTWAAIEAAHAKYPVVRGIRLSANRGHQVALTAGLEAARGARVFMLDADLQDPPEILPDMMMMMDRGYDVVYGRRAERQGETLFKKITAYGFYRFLNTLSDVDIPKDTGDFRLVSRRALDAVLAMPERARFIRGMFAWAGYKQIGLEYVRDARVAGVTKYPFRAMLRFATDALTGFSTKPLKMATRLAFLSLYVTFLMAVYVFLSLILHNTAPGWASMLLAISFFSGIQLLTLGIMGEYIGRLYMESKQRPMYFLSEETGTAAAADPVNIETAPRHKEAS
- a CDS encoding CocE/NonD family hydrolase, whose translation is MPGTFSIIENTWITLPDGRKLAARMWMPEGEGPFPAILEYLPYRKRDGTAPRDETTHPVFATEGYACIRVDIAGTGDSEGVFDDEYSEQELSDGEAVLAWIAAQDWCDGNIGMIGISWGGFNGLQLAFRRPEALKAVVSVASTVDRYADDIHYMGGCLLSDNANWGSQMFAYQSRPADPELRPDWRADWIKRIEEMPFMAADWLRQQTRDGQWKHGSVCEDWPAIQAPVLAITGWADAYVNAPPALAANLTVPAKAMIGPWEHRYAHIAKLDPADFHGEVLTWFGKWLKGEETGAEDLPDYRVYMQEHFNPSMQNKPRQGRWVAEAAWPSPNVQERVMHLGTGVLAGEAASGTQTVSSPATVGQASGYFCPGMRFDNELAGDQAGDDALSACFDSAPLADPLELLGRPRVKVAFSVDRPVAQLVARLCDVSPEGVSQRITFRPLNLTCRNGFEAPQNLVPGERYEAEIELNECAHRLKAGHVLRLALSTSYWPIVWPAPEAAKVTLHLEACTLVLPERRVSQEIDPQAPGAPRDYPVLQAEKLRAAGGTSRTWTREDGALVLDTFDDYGKAVDPSHGMSAGSHVSMHYEVHPDDPATAAFASNWNFEFERGGWQVAIDTENKVTCDRENFYLWRRVTAYEGANREVVLTKEWQEVIPRGVL
- a CDS encoding helix-turn-helix transcriptional regulator, with the protein product MPDDFSRNLRRLCADTGSIAQVCREIGMNRQQFNRYLNGHGLPSAHNLHRIARYFGLEEEALFTPHQDFRQQRGAAAAVSAPALQFGSLFRDQARRLRRFMGVYHGYFRTPTWPGQILRTLIWLRPQDGCAVTHTFERAIARDGSIRQRSRYAGMATLRNNRICMYETPRRGGGYLSETVLMPAHPQQVSYLQGLTLGISAGPGQAPFATNTVWVRIGERTSAREALAATGAYPEASPRIDPKVRRLLGEQPPLSLSAGPQV
- a CDS encoding CaiB/BaiF CoA transferase family protein, yielding MTPLAGLKVVELARILAGPWIGQSLADLGAEVVKVESPDGDDTRKWGPPFIERDGDKTAAYYYAANRGKDCVVADFRTEEGKQTVLDLIRDADILIENFKVGGLKKYGLDYDSLAQINPRLIYCSVTGFGQDGPYAKRAGYDFLLQGMSGLMSITGAQDGQPQKVGVAITDIVTGLYGTIGILAAVEQRHTTGRGQHLDMSLMDCATALLANQAMNYLATGDSPVRLGNDHPNIAPYQVMAVKDGHVILAVGNDGQFLRLCDVLGLAEAKADARFQTNQLRVANRKVLTAVLEEVLAAWTQTDLLAALEAATVPAGPINTIGQAFEDPQIQHRQMQIAPEGVPGVRGPWTFSDAELALKKSAPKLPE